A DNA window from Streptococcus parapneumoniae contains the following coding sequences:
- the leuB gene encoding 3-isopropylmalate dehydrogenase, with protein MTKKIVALAGDGIGPEIMEAGLEVLEALAEKTDFDYDIDRRPFGGAGIDAAGHPLPDETLKACREADAILLAAIGSPQYDSATVRPEQGLLALRKELNLYANIRPVKIFDSLKHLSPLKPERIAGVDFVVVRELTGGIYFGDHILEERKARDINDYSYEEVERIIRKAFEIARNRRKILTSIDKQNVLATSKLWRKVAEKVAQDFPDVTLEHQLVDSAAMLMITNPAKFDVIVTENLFGDILSDESSVLSGTLGVMPSASHSEKGPSLYEPIHGSAPDIAGQGIANPISMILSVAMMLRDSFGRYEDAERIERAVEASLAAGILTRDIGGQASTNEMTEAIIARL; from the coding sequence ATGACAAAGAAAATAGTAGCTCTAGCAGGGGATGGAATTGGCCCAGAAATCATGGAGGCTGGTTTAGAGGTTCTGGAAGCCCTAGCTGAAAAAACAGATTTTGACTATGATATTGACAGACGCCCCTTCGGAGGTGCAGGTATTGATGCAGCGGGCCATCCCTTACCTGATGAAACTCTCAAGGCATGTAGAGAAGCAGATGCTATCCTACTAGCAGCTATCGGTAGTCCTCAGTATGATAGTGCAACGGTTCGACCTGAACAAGGCTTGCTGGCTCTCCGTAAGGAACTCAATCTTTACGCCAATATTCGCCCTGTAAAAATCTTTGACAGTCTCAAGCATTTGTCACCACTCAAACCGGAACGAATTGCTGGTGTAGACTTTGTCGTGGTACGGGAGTTGACAGGTGGAATTTATTTTGGGGATCATATCCTTGAAGAAAGAAAAGCGCGTGATATCAACGACTATAGTTATGAGGAAGTGGAGCGGATTATTCGTAAGGCCTTTGAAATTGCAAGAAATCGCAGAAAAATCCTTACCAGCATCGATAAGCAAAATGTGTTAGCGACCTCAAAACTCTGGCGGAAAGTAGCTGAGAAGGTCGCACAGGATTTTCCAGATGTGACCTTGGAACACCAATTGGTCGACTCAGCTGCTATGCTTATGATTACCAATCCTGCCAAGTTTGATGTTATCGTGACAGAGAATCTTTTCGGAGATATTCTCTCTGATGAATCAAGCGTTCTATCTGGCACGCTTGGCGTCATGCCATCAGCTAGTCATTCTGAAAAGGGTCCAAGCCTCTATGAGCCCATTCACGGTTCAGCACCTGATATTGCAGGTCAAGGAATTGCTAATCCTATTTCCATGATTTTATCAGTTGCCATGATGTTGAGAGACAGTTTTGGACGTTATGAGGATGCGGAACGTATCGAGCGTGCTGTTGAGGCAAGTTTAGCGGCTGGCATTTTAACGAGAGATATAGGTGGACAGGCTTCGACCAATGAAATGACGGAAGCTATTATTGCAAGGTTATGA
- a CDS encoding L-threonylcarbamoyladenylate synthase, which produces MTKHIQWNGTLSQEGYDILKGEGGCIVCPTKVGYIIMTSDKAGLERKFAAKERNRNKPGVVLCGSMDELRALAQLNPEIEAFYQKHWDEDILLGCILPWKPEAFEKLKAYGDGREELMTDVRGTSCFVIKFGKAGEQLAAKLWEEGKMVYASSANPSGKGNRGKVEGIGERIEGAVDLVIEADDYVASIQPDKTIETRYEQGVMVSMVDKDGKLIPEQGGARSTSPAPVVIRKGLDIDKIMMHLSDTFNSWDYRQGEYY; this is translated from the coding sequence ATGACAAAACACATTCAATGGAACGGAACACTTTCACAAGAAGGCTATGACATTTTAAAAGGTGAGGGCGGATGTATCGTTTGCCCTACAAAAGTTGGTTACATTATTATGACTAGTGACAAGGCAGGTCTTGAACGCAAGTTCGCAGCCAAAGAGCGTAATCGTAACAAACCAGGTGTTGTTCTCTGCGGTAGCATGGATGAGCTTCGTGCTTTAGCACAACTCAATCCAGAAATTGAAGCCTTCTACCAAAAACATTGGGATGAAGATATTCTTCTTGGTTGTATCCTTCCTTGGAAACCAGAAGCCTTTGAGAAATTGAAAGCTTATGGGGATGGCCGTGAAGAACTGATGACTGACGTTCGTGGTACTAGCTGTTTCGTTATCAAGTTTGGGAAAGCTGGTGAACAATTGGCTGCCAAACTTTGGGAAGAAGGCAAGATGGTCTATGCCTCATCTGCAAACCCATCTGGAAAAGGAAACCGTGGTAAGGTAGAAGGTATCGGAGAACGCATCGAAGGAGCAGTGGACCTTGTCATTGAAGCAGATGACTATGTGGCATCTATCCAACCTGACAAAACGATTGAAACACGCTACGAGCAAGGTGTGATGGTCTCTATGGTCGATAAAGACGGCAAACTCATTCCAGAACAAGGAGGAGCTCGCTCAACTTCACCAGCTCCAGTTGTAATCCGCAAAGGGCTTGACATTGATAAAATCATGATGCACCTGTCAGATACCTTTAACTCATGGGACTACCGTCAGGGTGAGTATTATTAG
- the leuC gene encoding 3-isopropylmalate dehydratase large subunit — protein sequence MAGKSIFDKLWDRHVITGEEGQPQLMYVDQHYIHEVTSPQAFQGLRDTGRRLRRPDLTFGTFDHNVPTVNIYDIRDVISKAQIDKLAENVEEFGIEHAAHGSEKQGIVHMVGPETGRTQPGKFIVCGDSHTATHGAFGAIAFGIGTSEVEHVFATQTLWQVKPKKMLVEFTGVPQKGVYSKDYILALIAKYGVACGVGYVVEYRGQAIDALSMEERMTICNMSIEFGSKMGIMNPDQTTYDYLKGRECVPEDFEEAVADWKTIVSDDDAVYDKVIQMDVSDLAPMVTWGTNPAMGVDFDSSFPEIKDMNDERAYNYMDLEPGQKPADIELGYIFIGSCTNARLSDLQLAARFVKGKKIAPNLTAIVVPGSRPVKRAAEKLGLDKVFLDAGFEWRDPGCSMCLGMNPDKVPDGVHCASTSNRNFEDRQGFGAKTHLCSPAMAAAAAIAGRFVDVRKMPEAQ from the coding sequence ATGGCAGGAAAATCGATTTTTGATAAATTATGGGACCGACATGTCATCACGGGAGAAGAGGGGCAGCCTCAACTCATGTATGTGGACCAGCACTATATTCATGAAGTGACCAGTCCTCAGGCTTTTCAAGGACTGCGAGATACAGGGCGCAGATTGAGACGACCAGACTTGACATTTGGAACCTTTGACCACAATGTCCCAACGGTTAATATCTACGATATTCGAGATGTCATTTCGAAAGCGCAAATTGATAAGTTAGCTGAGAATGTTGAGGAATTTGGGATTGAACATGCGGCCCACGGTTCTGAAAAACAGGGAATCGTGCACATGGTAGGTCCAGAAACAGGACGGACGCAACCAGGAAAATTCATTGTTTGTGGGGACAGCCATACGGCAACCCACGGAGCTTTCGGAGCTATCGCCTTTGGAATTGGGACCAGCGAGGTCGAGCATGTCTTTGCTACCCAGACCCTCTGGCAGGTCAAACCTAAGAAAATGCTGGTGGAATTTACAGGTGTTCCTCAAAAAGGAGTTTATTCTAAGGATTATATTCTCGCCTTGATTGCCAAGTACGGTGTTGCCTGTGGTGTTGGCTATGTGGTGGAATATCGTGGGCAAGCGATTGATGCACTGAGCATGGAAGAGCGAATGACCATCTGCAATATGTCCATCGAGTTTGGCTCTAAGATGGGAATCATGAATCCAGATCAAACCACCTATGACTATCTCAAGGGACGCGAGTGTGTTCCCGAAGATTTCGAGGAGGCTGTGGCTGATTGGAAAACAATTGTCAGCGATGATGATGCTGTTTACGATAAGGTTATCCAGATGGATGTCTCAGACTTAGCTCCTATGGTAACCTGGGGAACCAATCCTGCTATGGGAGTTGACTTTGACAGCAGTTTCCCAGAAATTAAGGATATGAATGATGAGCGAGCCTACAATTACATGGACTTGGAGCCTGGTCAAAAGCCAGCTGATATTGAACTAGGCTATATCTTTATCGGTTCTTGTACCAATGCTCGTCTCAGTGACTTGCAACTGGCTGCGCGATTTGTCAAAGGAAAGAAAATAGCCCCCAACTTAACGGCTATCGTAGTCCCAGGTTCTCGTCCTGTCAAACGAGCTGCTGAGAAGTTGGGCTTGGACAAGGTATTTCTAGATGCTGGCTTTGAGTGGAGAGACCCTGGTTGCTCCATGTGTCTGGGGATGAATCCTGACAAGGTTCCAGATGGCGTTCACTGTGCCTCAACCAGCAACCGCAACTTTGAAGACAGACAGGGATTTGGTGCTAAGACTCACCTCTGCAGTCCAGCCATGGCAGCTGCAGCAGCTATCGCAGGGCGCTTTGTAGATGTTCGGAAAATGCCAGAAGCCCAGTAA
- a CDS encoding GMP reductase has translation MLNEFPIFDYEDIQLIPNKCVIKSRAEADTSVTLGNHTFKLPVVPANMQTILDESVAEQLAKGGYFYIMHRFDEAGRIPFIKRMHDQGLIASISVGVKDYEYDFVSQLKADAPEYITIDIAHGHADSVISMIQHIKKELPDTFVIAGNVGTPEAVRELENAGADATKVGIGPGKVCITKVKTGFGTGGWQLAALRWCAKAARKPIIADGGIRTHGDIAKSIRFGASMVMIGSLFAGHIESPGKTIEVDGEQFKEYYGSASQYQKGAYKNVEGKRILLPAKGHLQDTLTEMEQDLQSAISYAGGRQVADLKHVDYVIVKNSIWNGDASH, from the coding sequence ATGTTAAATGAATTTCCAATTTTTGATTACGAAGATATTCAATTGATCCCAAATAAATGTGTGATTAAAAGCCGAGCAGAAGCGGATACAAGTGTCACTTTAGGAAATCACACCTTTAAACTACCTGTTGTGCCAGCTAATATGCAGACGATTTTGGATGAAAGTGTAGCAGAGCAACTGGCTAAAGGTGGTTACTTCTACATTATGCACCGTTTTGATGAGGCAGGACGCATTCCTTTTATCAAACGTATGCACGATCAAGGGCTCATTGCTTCTATCTCTGTTGGTGTTAAGGATTATGAGTATGATTTTGTTAGCCAGCTCAAGGCTGATGCTCCTGAGTACATCACGATTGATATTGCCCATGGTCATGCGGATAGCGTAATTTCTATGATTCAACACATCAAGAAAGAATTGCCAGATACCTTTGTCATTGCTGGAAATGTGGGAACACCAGAAGCTGTGCGTGAATTGGAAAATGCTGGTGCAGATGCGACTAAGGTCGGAATTGGTCCTGGTAAGGTTTGTATCACCAAGGTCAAGACTGGTTTTGGTACAGGTGGTTGGCAGTTGGCTGCTCTACGCTGGTGTGCCAAGGCTGCACGTAAACCAATCATTGCAGATGGAGGAATTCGTACTCATGGCGATATTGCCAAGTCTATCCGTTTCGGTGCCAGCATGGTTATGATTGGTTCCCTCTTTGCAGGACACATCGAAAGTCCAGGGAAAACGATTGAAGTCGATGGTGAACAGTTCAAAGAATACTACGGTTCAGCTTCTCAATACCAAAAAGGTGCTTACAAAAATGTGGAAGGCAAACGCATTTTGCTTCCTGCCAAAGGTCATCTGCAAGATACTTTAACTGAGATGGAACAAGACCTTCAAAGTGCTATTTCTTATGCAGGTGGACGTCAGGTTGCTGACCTTAAACACGTTGATTATGTTATCGTGAAAAACTCCATCTGGAATGGGGATGCTTCCCACTAA
- the rnc gene encoding ribonuclease III, with product MKELQTVLKNHFAIEFADKNLLETAFTHTSYANEHRLLKISHNERLEFLGDAVLQLLISEYLYKKYPKKSEGDLSKLRAMIVREESLAGFARDCQFDQFIKLGKGEEKSGGRNRDTILGDAFEAFLGALLLDKDVAKVKEFIYQVMIPKVEAGEFEMITDYKTHLQELLQVNGDVAIRYQVISETGPAHDKVFDVEVLVEGKSIGQGQGRSKKLAEQEAAKNAVEKGLDSCI from the coding sequence ATGAAAGAATTACAAACTGTACTTAAAAACCATTTTGCAATCGAATTTGCAGACAAAAACTTACTGGAAACTGCCTTTACTCATACGAGTTATGCCAATGAGCATCGCCTCTTAAAAATTTCACACAATGAGCGCTTGGAATTTTTAGGAGACGCTGTTCTACAGTTATTGATTTCAGAATATCTGTATAAAAAATATCCTAAAAAGTCTGAGGGTGATTTGTCCAAACTCCGTGCTATGATTGTTCGCGAGGAGAGTTTGGCTGGTTTTGCGCGTGATTGCCAGTTTGATCAGTTTATCAAGCTGGGTAAGGGGGAAGAAAAGTCTGGTGGACGCAATCGTGACACCATTCTTGGTGATGCCTTCGAAGCCTTTCTTGGTGCTCTCCTTTTGGACAAGGATGTGGCCAAGGTCAAGGAATTTATCTATCAAGTCATGATTCCTAAGGTTGAAGCAGGCGAATTTGAGATGATTACAGACTACAAAACCCATCTCCAAGAGTTACTTCAGGTCAATGGCGATGTGGCTATTCGTTATCAGGTGATTTCTGAAACGGGTCCTGCACACGATAAGGTCTTTGATGTAGAAGTTCTTGTCGAAGGTAAGAGCATTGGTCAAGGTCAAGGTCGTTCTAAGAAACTAGCAGAGCAGGAAGCTGCCAAAAATGCCGTTGAGAAAGGGCTCGATTCATGTATTTAA
- the leuD gene encoding 3-isopropylmalate dehydratase small subunit codes for MEKFTVYTGTTVPLMNDNIDTDQILPKQFLKLIDKKGFGKYLMYAWRYLDDKYTEDPDFVFNRPEYRKASILISGDNFGAGSSREHAAWALADYGFKVVIAGSFGDIHYNNELNNGMLPIVQPREVREKLAQLKPSDQITVDLEQQKIISPIGEFTFEIDSEWKHKLLNGLDDIGITLQYEDLIAAYEKQRPAYWQD; via the coding sequence ATGGAGAAATTTACAGTTTATACGGGAACGACCGTTCCTCTCATGAATGATAACATCGACACCGACCAAATCCTTCCCAAGCAGTTTCTCAAGTTAATTGATAAAAAAGGCTTTGGTAAGTACCTCATGTATGCTTGGCGTTATTTGGATGACAAGTATACTGAGGACCCAGACTTTGTCTTTAACCGACCTGAATATCGTAAAGCTAGTATTCTCATTTCAGGGGATAACTTTGGGGCAGGGTCTTCGAGGGAACACGCAGCTTGGGCTCTAGCGGACTATGGTTTCAAGGTCGTAATTGCAGGATCTTTTGGTGATATTCATTACAATAATGAACTCAATAATGGCATGTTGCCTATTGTACAGCCCAGAGAGGTTAGAGAGAAACTAGCACAGCTAAAACCAAGTGACCAGATAACTGTGGACTTGGAACAACAAAAAATCATCTCACCAATTGGAGAATTCACTTTTGAAATCGATAGTGAGTGGAAACACAAACTCTTAAATGGTTTGGATGATATCGGTATTACCTTGCAGTATGAAGATTTGATTGCTGCTTATGAAAAACAACGACCAGCCTACTGGCAGGATTAG
- a CDS encoding DUF1294 domain-containing protein — protein sequence MKLDEKITLVLLIWNVMVFLIYGIDKSKARRRAWRIPEKILLILAFTCGGFGAWLAGITFHHKTRKWYFKTVWFLGMVTTLVALYFIWR from the coding sequence ATGAAGTTAGACGAAAAAATTACTCTAGTCCTTTTGATTTGGAATGTCATGGTTTTCTTGATTTATGGTATTGACAAATCCAAGGCAAGGAGAAGAGCTTGGCGCATCCCAGAGAAAATCTTACTCATTTTAGCCTTTACTTGTGGTGGTTTTGGAGCTTGGTTAGCAGGAATTACTTTTCATCACAAGACTAGAAAATGGTACTTTAAGACAGTTTGGTTTCTCGGGATGGTGACCACACTAGTAGCCTTATATTTTATTTGGAGGTAA